From a region of the Acinetobacter larvae genome:
- a CDS encoding acyl-CoA thioesterase has translation MYADVEIEIPFHDVDRMHVVWHGHYLKYFEIARCALLKKFAYNYMDMQASGYVWPVIESYVRYAQAIAFEDKIRVRAELKEWENRLKIAYTIYAAESGKRLTQGFTCQVAVDIASQSMCLQSPPVLLERLAAWPDFVADS, from the coding sequence ATGTATGCAGATGTAGAAATCGAAATCCCTTTTCATGATGTCGACCGTATGCACGTGGTCTGGCATGGACATTATTTAAAATACTTCGAAATCGCCCGTTGTGCTTTATTGAAAAAATTTGCTTATAACTACATGGATATGCAGGCTTCAGGCTATGTTTGGCCAGTGATCGAGAGCTATGTTCGTTATGCACAAGCGATTGCTTTTGAAGATAAAATACGAGTTCGTGCCGAATTAAAAGAATGGGAAAATCGGCTCAAGATCGCTTATACCATTTATGCTGCTGAGAGCGGCAAACGCTTGACGCAGGGCTTTACCTGTCAAGTTGCTGTCGATATCGCCAGCCAAAGTATGTGTTTGCAATCCCCCCCCGTGCTGCTAGAACGCTTAGCCGCCTGGCCTGATTTTGTGGCCGACTCATGA
- a CDS encoding NAD(P)/FAD-dependent oxidoreductase, translating to MKHSNNDSANAQHTVHAAPEQATTEALAVEQTDVVIIGAGPSGCSAAALLRQKGYQVILLEKQYFPRFSIGESLLPQSMVFLEQAGLLDTIRDQQKQYAFQFKNGAAFLRGQQRSAYDFTEKFSAGPGTTWQVKRAHFDQILADAVQQQGADLRFGHEVLAVDVAQQHPYLTVRDAHGQVYQLQAKFLLDASGFGRVLPKILDLESPSNFPVRRAVFAHIADGITEQRAEQSDFDRNKILITVHEKDHRAWYWLIPFADGTSSFGVVAEQDFFDHYGFADTSPEALQALFEQILADDPALSQVLKDKKFITPVRSLVGYSANVKYLAQHNFALLGNAGEFLDPVFSSGITIALKSSSLAVPLVEKTLAGESVDWQQQYEQPLRRGIQVFRAYVEAWYSGEFQDVVFATSQNDKIRRMISSLLAGYAWDEQNPIHKNAEQRLHTLASYCREQRHSDHMLEIL from the coding sequence ATGAAGCATTCAAATAACGACAGCGCAAATGCTCAACACACAGTACATGCTGCGCCAGAACAAGCAACAACAGAAGCCCTTGCAGTAGAACAAACGGATGTGGTGATTATCGGGGCAGGACCTTCAGGCTGTTCGGCTGCTGCACTATTACGGCAAAAGGGCTATCAGGTTATTCTGCTGGAAAAACAGTATTTTCCACGTTTTAGTATCGGTGAATCACTGTTGCCGCAATCGATGGTCTTTTTAGAGCAGGCTGGTTTATTGGATACCATCCGAGACCAGCAAAAGCAGTATGCGTTCCAGTTTAAAAATGGTGCTGCATTTTTACGCGGTCAGCAGCGTAGTGCTTATGATTTTACCGAGAAATTTAGTGCAGGACCTGGAACGACTTGGCAAGTCAAGCGCGCGCATTTTGATCAGATTTTGGCAGATGCCGTGCAGCAACAAGGCGCGGACTTACGTTTTGGGCATGAAGTGCTGGCGGTCGATGTTGCTCAGCAGCATCCGTATTTGACCGTGCGAGATGCACACGGGCAGGTCTATCAACTACAGGCTAAATTTTTATTGGATGCCAGTGGTTTTGGGCGTGTGTTACCGAAAATACTCGATCTTGAATCGCCGTCTAATTTTCCAGTACGCCGTGCGGTATTTGCTCATATTGCCGATGGCATTACTGAACAACGTGCTGAACAAAGCGATTTTGACCGCAATAAAATTTTAATTACCGTGCATGAAAAAGACCATCGTGCTTGGTATTGGCTCATTCCGTTTGCCGACGGTACCAGCTCTTTTGGCGTGGTGGCAGAACAGGATTTCTTTGACCATTATGGGTTTGCCGACACCAGCCCCGAAGCTTTACAAGCCTTATTTGAACAGATTTTGGCAGATGACCCTGCTTTGAGTCAGGTGCTAAAAGACAAAAAATTCATTACCCCAGTACGCAGTCTGGTTGGTTATTCGGCCAATGTAAAATATCTGGCACAGCATAACTTTGCGTTATTGGGCAATGCGGGTGAATTTCTCGATCCGGTATTTTCTTCTGGCATCACCATCGCCTTAAAATCATCAAGCTTGGCTGTGCCGTTGGTCGAAAAAACTCTGGCTGGCGAGTCGGTCGATTGGCAACAACAATACGAACAACCGTTACGCCGAGGCATACAGGTTTTTCGTGCCTATGTAGAGGCGTGGTATAGCGGTGAGTTTCAGGACGTGGTATTTGCCACATCGCAAAATGATAAAATACGCCGTATGATTTCATCGTTATTGGCTGGTTATGCTTGGGATGAGCAAAATCCAATTCATAAAAATGCCGAACAACGCCTGCATACCTTGGCCAGTTATTGTCGTGAACAGCGTCATAGCGATCACATGCTTGAGATTTTATAA
- a CDS encoding DUF3261 domain-containing protein: protein MRRLIAISLLCTGVIFTGCQALIPAAPGLINPQWQAMQYQRQDQVEVQWKDKSFSFLLYQTQQASQLELLALSLTGQVLFQLQYDGQQVKVIQRIDAMKLLPFDFVVRDILFATYPQFATATIADVEMQQQEQQRVIYIKQQPVLNIQVQEDGIDVYNQQVPYQMHFSAVENTLEDLPKDAS, encoded by the coding sequence ATGCGTCGTCTTATTGCCATTTCTTTACTGTGTACAGGTGTTATTTTCACTGGCTGTCAAGCTCTGATTCCTGCGGCACCGGGTTTGATCAATCCGCAGTGGCAAGCCATGCAGTACCAACGTCAGGATCAGGTTGAGGTGCAGTGGAAAGACAAAAGTTTTAGCTTTTTGCTGTATCAAACGCAGCAAGCGTCGCAGCTCGAATTGTTAGCCTTAAGTTTGACGGGGCAGGTATTATTTCAGCTACAGTATGATGGTCAGCAGGTCAAGGTTATCCAGCGTATTGATGCGATGAAACTGTTGCCCTTTGACTTTGTAGTACGTGATATTTTATTTGCCACCTATCCGCAATTCGCCACAGCCACTATTGCAGATGTCGAGATGCAGCAACAAGAGCAACAGCGTGTGATTTACATCAAGCAACAGCCTGTACTGAACATTCAAGTACAAGAGGATGGCATCGATGTGTACAACCAACAGGTGCCGTATCAGATGCATTTCAGTGCGGTCGAAAATACTTTAGAAGATTTGCCCAAGGATGCTTCGTGA
- a CDS encoding MMPL family transporter produces the protein MKTLFSNWPNRLTVLWLLLLIITAVAVGQAWWSKTLHIQTNIFALLPSQQQDPVLDRARAHVNQALNQKVFVVLDAKDPEKLQQATALLRQRMQQHQELWHPLKPQADLNQLGKVYFEHRAGLINAEDIASIQQQDIDALIERSLLQVLSPGMPITGQLLQQDPLLLFPRYMMGLQQQHAAQAIDMQDGFATLEDQQGLSRLLILDLAQSPYNVRYQGQSSAWIAETRQQLQQLGVNSAWTGTLIFSTAGTNSAKDEISTIGLGSSLGVLLLVWFGFRSIRPMLTEFIAVSTGSLLAFAVTHYIFGEIHIMTLVFGASLIGVCVDFSFYFMALQSQQPKRTGFAVLKPILPSLFIGLMTTLVAYVFLSFTPFPGFKQIAVFSMMGLAAAWVSSILLLPRLPALNAAPAIRRLAWIGQARLWMQRQHTVRYGMIVVILITTASSLWWLKSNDDVHNLQTMDPTLQQQDQYIRQRFAQQQGQEYLLLRADSAEQLQQLEQTLLQKLQQLQQDGALQSFQAIAQVIPSVAQQQANIKALQALPDATLMTYADALQLDVATLRQWQQQLSQQRPLSLADFSQHPLAFLQVSPTERLILLQGIHLLPALEQLQSEQVSLIRPVAELSELFYEHRIQAQYLLGYALLALGLALSLIYGIRAIVSLMLPVCMALLSTFAIQAWMGVEINLFSIMAAFLIMGLGVDYAIFYRHGHDHPQVVGMALFLCMMSTLFGFGLLSLSHTYAIHCFGLTVLLGVIFSFVYATLLTKADPRYTALTADSNQINPDE, from the coding sequence ATGAAAACGCTCTTTTCCAATTGGCCAAATAGACTCACGGTACTTTGGTTGCTGTTATTGATCATAACAGCTGTTGCCGTTGGGCAGGCATGGTGGAGCAAGACGCTTCATATTCAAACCAATATTTTTGCCTTGCTGCCGAGTCAACAGCAAGATCCCGTTTTGGATCGCGCACGTGCGCATGTCAATCAGGCGCTGAATCAAAAAGTCTTTGTTGTGCTTGATGCCAAAGATCCAGAAAAGCTACAACAGGCAACGGCTCTGCTGCGTCAACGCATGCAACAGCATCAAGAACTGTGGCATCCCTTAAAACCACAAGCCGATTTGAACCAATTGGGTAAAGTGTATTTTGAGCATCGTGCTGGTCTGATCAATGCTGAGGATATTGCCAGTATTCAACAACAAGACATCGATGCCTTGATTGAACGCAGTTTATTACAAGTGCTGAGCCCAGGTATGCCCATTACAGGGCAGTTATTGCAGCAAGATCCGCTGTTGCTATTTCCGCGTTATATGATGGGTTTACAGCAACAACATGCAGCACAAGCCATCGATATGCAAGATGGTTTTGCCACACTTGAAGATCAGCAAGGTCTATCACGTCTGCTCATTTTAGACTTGGCACAAAGCCCATATAACGTGCGTTATCAGGGACAAAGCAGCGCTTGGATTGCCGAGACACGGCAGCAATTACAACAATTGGGGGTTAACAGTGCATGGACTGGGACCTTGATCTTTTCGACGGCGGGGACGAACTCTGCCAAAGACGAGATTTCAACTATTGGTCTGGGCTCAAGTTTAGGCGTCTTGTTATTGGTTTGGTTTGGCTTTCGTTCTATTCGCCCCATGCTGACTGAGTTTATTGCGGTGAGTACTGGTTCATTGCTGGCTTTTGCAGTAACCCATTATATTTTTGGTGAAATCCATATTATGACTTTGGTGTTTGGTGCCAGTCTTATCGGGGTCTGTGTCGATTTCTCATTTTACTTTATGGCATTGCAGTCTCAGCAGCCAAAACGGACTGGCTTTGCGGTATTAAAACCGATTTTACCGAGTCTATTTATTGGGCTGATGACTACCTTAGTTGCCTATGTATTCTTGAGTTTTACGCCTTTTCCCGGCTTTAAGCAGATTGCGGTGTTTTCGATGATGGGCTTGGCTGCGGCATGGGTGAGCAGTATTTTATTATTGCCGCGATTGCCTGCACTGAATGCCGCACCGGCGATTCGACGTTTGGCATGGATTGGTCAAGCACGGCTATGGATGCAACGACAGCATACAGTACGTTATGGCATGATCGTGGTGATTCTGATCACGACGGCAAGTAGTTTGTGGTGGCTAAAAAGCAATGATGATGTGCATAACCTACAGACCATGGACCCGACATTACAGCAACAGGACCAATATATTCGTCAACGTTTCGCTCAGCAACAAGGACAAGAGTATTTGTTATTACGTGCTGACAGTGCTGAGCAACTACAACAATTAGAACAGACGCTATTGCAAAAATTACAGCAGTTACAACAAGATGGGGCATTGCAGAGTTTCCAAGCCATTGCGCAAGTTATTCCGTCAGTTGCCCAGCAACAAGCCAATATTAAAGCGCTACAAGCCCTGCCTGATGCGACCTTAATGACCTATGCCGATGCTTTACAACTTGATGTTGCTACGCTACGACAATGGCAGCAACAGCTGTCCCAGCAGCGACCGCTTAGCTTGGCAGACTTTAGTCAGCATCCCTTAGCATTTTTGCAGGTCAGTCCGACCGAGCGTTTGATCTTATTACAAGGTATTCATCTTTTACCCGCCTTAGAACAACTACAAAGTGAACAGGTCAGCCTGATTCGTCCAGTGGCAGAGTTGTCGGAGCTGTTTTATGAGCACCGCATTCAAGCGCAATACTTATTGGGCTATGCTTTGTTGGCCTTGGGATTGGCCTTGAGCTTGATCTATGGCATACGCGCCATCGTGTCTTTGATGTTGCCAGTCTGTATGGCATTGCTCAGTACCTTTGCCATACAAGCGTGGATGGGCGTTGAAATTAATCTATTTAGCATTATGGCGGCATTTTTGATTATGGGTCTAGGGGTCGACTATGCCATTTTCTACCGTCATGGGCATGACCATCCGCAAGTCGTGGGTATGGCATTGTTTCTGTGTATGATGTCGACGCTATTTGGTTTTGGCTTATTGTCCTTGAGTCATACCTACGCCATACACTGTTTTGGCTTAACAGTACTCTTGGGTGTGATTTTCTCTTTTGTTTATGCCACATTATTGACTAAAGCCGACCCACGTTATACCGCACTCACAGCAGATAGCAATCAAATTAATCCAGATGAATGA
- a CDS encoding outer membrane lipoprotein carrier protein LolA — translation MQRYANHHNAGDEKTAVPQRYTVRHLGMTHLVLALFCCSLGLSTTALQAQSPVQSNVQSQMQNNDLNKIFQQLAATAIVRANFEQKKQLTGVNKSFVSNGSVVFSKAEGVLWKMQRPVQADLIVTQHKLVQKTQRSMSQIAVDKSPYASVATMFLQLMAGNSQAIAQNFDVVSVQYTPQQWKISLTPKSNLFKKLFVRVDAVGGRYVDHLLITEQGQNSTAIRFTGQSSQPQQLTAHENALFQLAK, via the coding sequence ATGCAACGATATGCGAATCACCACAATGCGGGTGATGAAAAAACTGCTGTACCCCAGCGCTACACAGTGCGTCATCTTGGCATGACGCATTTGGTATTGGCTTTATTCTGTTGTTCGCTGGGACTTAGCACTACAGCGCTACAGGCTCAGAGTCCAGTGCAAAGCAATGTGCAAAGCCAGATGCAAAATAATGATCTCAATAAAATTTTCCAACAACTGGCTGCGACAGCCATTGTGCGTGCCAACTTTGAGCAAAAAAAACAACTGACCGGGGTCAATAAAAGCTTTGTGTCCAATGGGAGCGTGGTGTTTAGTAAAGCCGAGGGGGTGTTATGGAAAATGCAGCGCCCAGTACAGGCAGATCTAATTGTGACCCAACATAAACTGGTGCAAAAAACCCAGCGTAGCATGAGTCAAATCGCAGTAGACAAATCGCCCTATGCATCGGTGGCGACCATGTTCTTACAATTGATGGCTGGCAATAGCCAAGCCATTGCGCAGAATTTTGATGTGGTCAGTGTGCAATATACCCCACAACAATGGAAGATTAGTCTGACGCCAAAAAGTAACTTATTTAAAAAACTATTTGTGCGTGTCGATGCGGTGGGTGGACGTTATGTCGATCATTTGCTGATTACTGAACAAGGTCAGAACAGCACCGCAATTCGTTTTACTGGACAAAGCTCACAACCGCAACAGTTGACTGCACATGAAAACGCTCTTTTCCAATTGGCCAAATAG